Sequence from the Microbacterium dextranolyticum genome:
CCACGATCGCCGTCGGCGGCTCATCCAGGGCGAGCAGTTCGGCGGTGCAGGCCGCCGCGTCATCGGGGCCGTGCACACCCATCCGCACGACGAGCGATGACGCGCCGCCGTCGCCCGCGCCCCCCGCGGCCTCGGAATCGGTGCGCAGGCGTTCGGTGATGCCCTCCAGGCGCCCGCGCGAGGTCGGCAGCCAGTCGTAGTCTCCGAGGAATGCGATCCGGCGATGCCCGCGGGCGAGCAGATGCTCTGCGGCGGCTCGTCCGCCGTCGACGTCGCCGAAGACGACCGAATCGGCCTCGATGCCGACGGCCGGCCGGTCCACGAACACGACGGGGATGCCTCGTGAGATCAAGGCCGCGTACGGGGTGTGGTCTCGCAGGGATGACGCGACGATGATCGCCCGAGCCTGGGCCGAGGCGAACGCCGACGCGAGCGACCATTCCTGCTCCGGCGACTCGGCCGAGCTGGCGACCGACAGACGCATCCCGCTCTCGCGCAGCGCACCTTCGATGCCGACGGCGAGGACGGTGTAGAACGGGTTCGACAGATCGCCGGTGATGAGTCCGACCGTGTCGGAGCGCTGTCCGCTGGCGAGCAGGGTCGCTGCGGCGTTGCGCTCGTACCCCAGTTCCGCCGCCGCCTCGAGCACACGCTGCCGCGTGTGCTCGGTGACGTAGGGCTCCGCGTTGAGCGCACGCGAGGCGGTCTTGAGGCTCACCTCGGCGCGCCGGGCGACGTCGGCGAGGGTCACCCGCGCGCGGGACTCGCTCGGATTCATCGATCCTCCTGGGGTGTATTTCATGTGCGAATCCGATGCTTCCAGATCAGGCGATGTGCGTGCTAGGGTCGCCGAAGGTTTATGACAGCGCTGTCTACAGCTCGACACAGCGTACCTGTCGCAGAACCGTCCCCTGCCACATCCGCGGCACGCCCCGTGCCCCGCACGCTCCAGGAGCATCGATGACACAGCTGTCCTCACCCGACCTGCACCGAAGGGCCCCGCGCCGCCGGGGCCGTCTCGCAGTGTCGGTCCTCGCGATCGCCACGACCGTGCTCGCCCTCGCCGTGCCGGCCGCGGCGTCCGCCGCGTCCGACGATGTGAACCTCCGTGACGCGGTGACCACGGTGACCGGCAGCGGGCCGAACCCGTCCGGCGAGGGCCCGCAGAACGCTCTCGACGGCGACGCGGGCACCAAGTGGCTGTCGCAGTTCCGGCCGTCCGCCCAGAACCCCGGATGGCTGCAGTACGACCTCGGCGAGGCGGCGTCGGTGACGTCCTACTCCCTGACGGCGGCCAACGACTCATCCGACCGCGACCCCCGCGACTTCCAGGTGCAGGGCTCCGTCGACGGCAGCACGTGGACGACGATCGACAGCCGGTCGGATGTCTCGCTCGGCGGCCGCGGCGAGCGCAGCACGTTCGCTCTCGACGCGCCCTCGACCGCGTTCACGCACGTCCGCCTCTCCATCACCGCGAACCACGGCGCCGACGGCCTGCAGCTGGCCGACTGGCAGATCTTCCGGCCGGCAACGCCTCCCGCGGCGACGTCGTTCCGCACTTCGTTCGAACCCGGTGACGCGGCGCCCGCACCGGCTCCGGTCGGGGACGCGGTGAACGTCACGGGCGACGCGTTCGCCCCCGGCAGCGTCCTGCCGCTCGTGACCGCGGTGACCGCCAGCGGCGAGAACCCGCAGAACGAGCTCGCGGCGCGTCTGGCCGACGGGAACGCGGCCACGAAGTGGCTGACGTTCCAGACGAAGGCGTGGGCGCAGTACCAGCTCAGCAGCGCGGCATCCATCCGCACGTACACGCTGACCTCCGCCAACGACGAGCCGGGCCGCGACCCCAAGGACTTCCGCCTGCTCGGATCCACCGACGGCCAGAACTGGACGACCCTCGACACGCGCACGGGCGTCGCCTTCAGCGGACGGCAGACGACGAACACCTACAGCCTCGACGCGGCGACCGCGCCGTACTCCTTCTTCCGGCTGGACGTCACCGCCAACAACGGATCGGGCAACATCATCCAGCTCGCCGACTGGGATCTGCTCGACCCCGACGCCCCCGCGACGGCATCCCCGCTCGCACTCGCCATCGGCGCCGGCCCGACCGACTCCGACACCGCCAAGACCGGCGTCG
This genomic interval carries:
- a CDS encoding LacI family DNA-binding transcriptional regulator yields the protein MNPSESRARVTLADVARRAEVSLKTASRALNAEPYVTEHTRQRVLEAAAELGYERNAAATLLASGQRSDTVGLITGDLSNPFYTVLAVGIEGALRESGMRLSVASSAESPEQEWSLASAFASAQARAIIVASSLRDHTPYAALISRGIPVVFVDRPAVGIEADSVVFGDVDGGRAAAEHLLARGHRRIAFLGDYDWLPTSRGRLEGITERLRTDSEAAGGAGDGGASSLVVRMGVHGPDDAAACTAELLALDEPPTAIVAGNNRITLGVAAQSRRLDPGRRPALLGFDDFEWSDVVGISVVAGDAAHMGEVAARRALARMGDREERPTQTTLPMRLIERGSGERLAADPA